Proteins encoded within one genomic window of Labrys wisconsinensis:
- a CDS encoding ABC transporter substrate-binding protein: MTYRACRNGLAAALAAALLAGAPGTGRAAAPESNDPIKIALFDWTSVNLNAKILGGILEKLGYSVEYPTADYLSSLTTGLTNGDLTVGMEFWDTTAGEAMKASDATGQTERLGKLGPKAKEEWWYPLYMKEKCPGLPDWHALLDPKCAEAFSTPDTAPKGRYLGGPVTWEGFDDERVAALKLPFTVIHAGTDGAMFAELDSAYQRQAPIMLWIYSPHWAPAKFKGEWVQFPEYEPACYTDPKWGVNPDAKYDCGKPHGEIWKYSWKGLKDKWPVAYKVAKAYTIDTDELNKMSGEVDLDNKTIEDVAAAWIAAHEADWKAWAQ; encoded by the coding sequence ATGACCTATCGGGCATGCCGGAACGGACTGGCGGCTGCGCTCGCGGCCGCGTTGCTGGCGGGCGCGCCGGGAACGGGACGCGCGGCGGCGCCGGAATCGAACGATCCGATCAAGATCGCGCTGTTCGACTGGACCAGCGTCAACCTCAACGCCAAGATCCTCGGCGGCATCCTGGAGAAGCTCGGCTACAGCGTCGAATATCCGACGGCCGACTATCTCTCCAGCCTGACCACCGGCCTGACCAATGGCGACCTCACGGTGGGCATGGAGTTCTGGGACACGACCGCCGGCGAGGCGATGAAGGCCTCCGACGCCACCGGCCAGACCGAGCGGCTGGGCAAGCTCGGGCCCAAGGCCAAGGAAGAGTGGTGGTATCCGCTCTACATGAAGGAGAAGTGCCCCGGCCTGCCCGACTGGCACGCCCTGCTCGACCCCAAATGCGCCGAGGCCTTCTCCACCCCGGACACGGCGCCCAAGGGCCGCTATCTCGGCGGGCCGGTGACCTGGGAAGGCTTCGACGACGAGCGCGTGGCGGCCTTGAAGCTGCCCTTCACCGTGATCCATGCCGGCACGGACGGCGCCATGTTCGCCGAGCTCGATTCGGCCTATCAGCGCCAGGCGCCGATCATGCTGTGGATCTACTCGCCGCACTGGGCTCCGGCCAAGTTCAAGGGCGAGTGGGTGCAGTTTCCCGAATATGAGCCGGCCTGCTACACCGACCCGAAATGGGGCGTGAATCCGGACGCCAAGTATGACTGCGGCAAGCCGCACGGCGAGATCTGGAAATATTCCTGGAAAGGCCTGAAGGACAAGTGGCCGGTCGCCTACAAGGTGGCCAAGGCCTATACGATCGACACCGACGAGCTCAACAAGATGAGCGGCGAGGTCGACCTGGACAACAAGACGATCGAAGACGTCGCCGCCGCCTGGATCGCCGCTCACGAGGCGGACTGGAAGGCCTGGGCGCAGTAG
- a CDS encoding quaternary amine ABC transporter ATP-binding protein, translating to MTTTAAPAATPAERPVKLACRGVWKLFGPRGPEFLAARGGRATPAELAAANLVAAVREATLTVREGEIFIIMGLSGSGKSTLLRCLSRLIEPTAGAVEFDGRDLLAAGPAELIQLRRHKMGMVFQNFALLPHLTVLENVAFPLAVQGVPRAARTARAQEMVELVGLARREGAYPRELSGGQQQRVGIARSLAVKPELWFLDEPFSALDPLIRREMQDELLRLQKALKKTIVFITHDFDEAIRLADHVAIMKDGAIIQIGTPEDLVMSPATDYVAEFTRDVPRAKVASAASLMRPASHGLVHAASVAREAKVASFAAEIVAAGAPFGVRDGAGTLVGEVTPAAVVALLAGAPAGRAAA from the coding sequence ATGACGACGACCGCGGCTCCCGCCGCCACCCCCGCGGAGCGACCGGTCAAGCTCGCCTGCCGCGGCGTGTGGAAGCTGTTCGGCCCGCGCGGACCTGAGTTCCTGGCCGCGCGGGGCGGCCGCGCCACGCCGGCCGAGCTCGCCGCCGCCAACCTCGTCGCGGCAGTGCGCGAGGCCACCCTCACCGTCCGCGAGGGCGAGATCTTCATCATCATGGGCCTGTCGGGCTCGGGCAAGTCGACGCTGCTGCGCTGCCTGTCGCGCCTGATCGAGCCGACCGCCGGCGCGGTCGAGTTCGACGGCCGCGACCTGCTGGCCGCCGGCCCGGCGGAGCTGATCCAGCTGCGCCGCCACAAGATGGGCATGGTGTTCCAGAACTTCGCGCTGCTGCCGCATCTCACCGTGCTGGAGAACGTCGCCTTTCCCCTCGCCGTCCAGGGCGTGCCGCGCGCGGCCCGCACGGCGAGGGCGCAGGAAATGGTCGAGCTGGTCGGCCTGGCGCGGCGCGAGGGCGCCTATCCCCGCGAATTGTCGGGCGGCCAGCAGCAGCGCGTCGGCATCGCCCGGAGCCTGGCGGTCAAGCCCGAGCTCTGGTTCCTGGACGAGCCCTTCTCGGCGCTCGACCCGCTGATCCGCCGCGAGATGCAGGATGAATTGCTGCGCCTGCAGAAGGCGTTGAAGAAGACCATCGTCTTCATCACCCACGATTTCGACGAGGCGATCCGTCTCGCCGACCATGTGGCGATCATGAAGGACGGGGCCATCATCCAGATCGGCACGCCCGAGGACCTGGTGATGAGCCCGGCCACCGACTATGTCGCCGAGTTCACCCGCGACGTGCCGCGCGCCAAGGTGGCGTCCGCCGCCAGCCTGATGCGGCCGGCCTCTCACGGGCTCGTCCATGCCGCCAGTGTGGCGCGCGAGGCGAAGGTGGCGAGCTTCGCGGCCGAGATCGTCGCGGCCGGAGCGCCCTTCGGCGTGCGCGACGGGGCTGGCACGCTGGTCGGGGAGGTGACGCCGGCCGCCGTCGTCGCCCTGCTCGCCGGCGCGCCGGCCGGGAGGGCGGCGGCTTGA
- a CDS encoding ABC transporter permease: MPARLPLGPWPLAWIAALALTLGLYLGRDTLAWANLWPDDHVVPFAPWLTALMAWIKANLSWLTRGITAVLDVPLQVAFGLIAKGARIGTGADAVVLPTLSWVGIVAAAAVAGHAAGGWRLAALVGGCLLYIALFGQWQSAMLTLALILVAVPLCVLAGLVVGIRAWRSPALERLVVTPTLDLMQTIPTFAYLLPMLILFGNSPVSAMLATAIFATPPMVRATIVALRRVPAELRDFGVMAGCTPRQQLWRVLIPTARPMLMLGVNQVIMLALNMVIISSMIGAGGLGYDVLLALRALKIGQGMEAGLAIVVLAIALDRLSQAFARRRPVAARPGAGLLGHHAHLALALAALAVTTLASLAFPALAKLPASLTVSTAPLWKAGVDWITQHFFDTIELFRVALLAHVLNPARAFCENFPWAGAVLLLGLAGYRLGGLRLALLATVLTTFCAATGLWQKTMATVYLCGLSTVVAALIGIPIGILCARSDRIDRLVAPVIDTLQTLPSFCFIIPVVMLFRVGDVTALIATVAFAVVPAVRYTNHGLRQVPPALTEAATMSGCTPAQTFWRVKLPMALPEIMLGLNQTILLSLSMIIICAMIGTRDLGQEVFIALAKADAGRGLVAGLAIACIGIVADRLIGGAGARARARLG; this comes from the coding sequence CTGCCGGCGCGCCTGCCGCTCGGTCCCTGGCCGCTCGCCTGGATCGCGGCACTCGCCCTCACCCTCGGCCTCTATCTCGGCCGCGACACGCTCGCCTGGGCCAATCTCTGGCCCGACGACCACGTCGTGCCCTTCGCCCCATGGCTGACGGCGCTGATGGCCTGGATCAAGGCCAATCTGAGCTGGCTGACGCGCGGCATCACCGCGGTGCTCGACGTGCCGCTGCAAGTCGCCTTCGGCCTGATTGCCAAGGGCGCCAGGATCGGCACCGGCGCCGATGCGGTGGTGCTGCCCACCCTGTCCTGGGTCGGCATCGTCGCCGCTGCCGCCGTCGCCGGCCATGCCGCCGGCGGCTGGCGGCTCGCCGCCCTGGTCGGGGGCTGCCTCCTCTACATCGCCCTGTTCGGCCAATGGCAGTCGGCCATGCTGACGCTGGCGCTGATCCTCGTCGCGGTGCCGCTCTGCGTCCTCGCCGGCCTCGTCGTCGGCATCCGGGCCTGGCGATCACCGGCTCTCGAGCGCCTGGTGGTAACGCCGACCCTCGACCTGATGCAGACCATCCCGACCTTCGCCTATCTCCTGCCGATGCTGATCCTGTTCGGCAACAGCCCGGTCTCGGCGATGCTCGCCACCGCGATCTTCGCCACCCCGCCGATGGTGCGCGCCACCATCGTGGCGCTGCGGCGCGTGCCGGCCGAGCTCCGCGATTTCGGCGTGATGGCCGGCTGCACGCCGCGCCAGCAGCTCTGGCGCGTGCTGATCCCGACCGCCCGGCCGATGCTGATGCTCGGCGTCAACCAGGTGATCATGCTGGCGCTGAACATGGTGATCATCTCCTCGATGATCGGCGCCGGCGGGCTCGGCTACGACGTACTGCTGGCGCTCAGGGCGCTCAAGATCGGCCAGGGCATGGAGGCGGGCCTGGCCATCGTCGTGCTGGCCATCGCGCTCGACCGCCTGTCCCAGGCCTTCGCCCGCCGCCGGCCGGTGGCGGCCAGGCCCGGCGCCGGGCTCCTGGGGCACCACGCCCATCTCGCCCTGGCGCTCGCCGCCCTCGCGGTCACCACCCTGGCGAGCCTCGCCTTTCCCGCGCTGGCCAAGCTCCCGGCCTCGCTCACGGTCTCGACCGCGCCGCTGTGGAAGGCCGGCGTCGACTGGATCACGCAGCACTTCTTCGACACGATCGAGCTCTTCCGCGTCGCCCTGCTGGCCCATGTGCTCAACCCGGCCCGCGCCTTCTGCGAGAATTTTCCCTGGGCGGGCGCCGTGCTGCTGCTGGGACTGGCGGGCTACCGGCTCGGCGGGCTGCGCCTCGCCCTGCTGGCGACGGTGCTGACCACCTTCTGCGCCGCCACGGGACTGTGGCAGAAGACCATGGCGACGGTCTATCTCTGCGGCCTCTCGACCGTGGTCGCCGCGCTGATCGGCATCCCCATCGGCATCCTGTGCGCGCGCAGCGACCGGATCGACCGGCTGGTCGCCCCGGTCATCGACACGCTGCAGACGCTGCCCTCGTTCTGCTTCATCATCCCGGTGGTGATGCTGTTCCGGGTCGGCGACGTCACGGCGCTGATCGCCACGGTGGCCTTCGCGGTGGTGCCGGCGGTGCGCTACACCAATCACGGCCTGCGCCAGGTGCCGCCGGCGCTGACGGAGGCGGCCACCATGTCGGGCTGCACCCCGGCCCAGACCTTCTGGCGGGTGAAGCTGCCGATGGCGCTGCCCGAGATCATGCTCGGCCTCAACCAGACCATCCTCCTGTCGCTGAGCATGATCATCATCTGCGCCATGATCGGCACGCGCGACCTCGGCCAGGAAGTGTTCATCGCCCTGGCCAAGGCGGATGCCGGCCGCGGCCTCGTCGCGGGCCTGGCCATCGCCTGCATCGGCATCGTCGCCGACCGGCTGATCGGCGGCGCCGGCGCCCGGGCCCGCGCCCGGCTGGGATAG
- a CDS encoding UxaA family hydrolase, which produces MTIVPRMPRTLRLNPRDNVVVAVDVIDQGSPLPDGVVATARVPKGHKMAVAPIAEGAPVVKFGQIIGFASEPIAPGAHVHSHNCVFHAFDRDYAIGQDARAEDILPLEKQATFQGYRRPNGSAGTRNYVAILTSVNCSASVARFMADAFNQSDILKEFPNVDGVVPFVHGTGCGMAAKGEGFEMVKRTQWGYATNPNVGAVLLVGLGCEVFQIGRMKDEYRIVEGDHFQTMTIQDTGGTRKTIEAGVERIKAMLPLVNQVKRETIPASELILALQCGGSDGYSGITANPALGAAADLLVHHGGTAILSETPEIYGAEHLLTRRARDRAVAEKLIERIKWWEAYTARNDGSMDNNPSPGNKAGGLTTILEKSLGAAAKGGTTTLNAVYEYAEQVREKGFVFMDTPGYDPVSATGQVAGGANILCFTTGRGSAYGCKPTPSIKLATNSDMYRRMEEDMDINCGDVLDGVSIQDKGAEIFEKILAVASGEPSKSEALGYGTNEFVPWQVGATM; this is translated from the coding sequence ATGACCATCGTTCCCCGCATGCCCCGCACCCTGCGCCTCAACCCGCGGGACAATGTCGTGGTGGCCGTCGACGTGATCGACCAGGGATCGCCGCTGCCCGACGGCGTCGTCGCCACGGCCCGCGTGCCCAAGGGCCACAAGATGGCGGTGGCGCCGATCGCAGAAGGGGCGCCGGTGGTCAAGTTCGGGCAGATCATCGGCTTTGCCTCCGAGCCGATCGCGCCGGGCGCCCATGTCCACAGCCACAACTGCGTGTTCCACGCCTTCGACCGCGATTACGCCATCGGCCAGGATGCCCGCGCGGAGGACATCCTGCCGCTGGAGAAGCAGGCGACGTTCCAGGGCTATCGCCGGCCGAACGGCTCGGCCGGCACGCGCAATTACGTGGCGATCCTGACCAGCGTCAACTGCTCGGCCTCTGTCGCCCGCTTCATGGCGGATGCCTTCAACCAGTCGGACATCCTCAAGGAATTCCCGAACGTCGACGGCGTCGTGCCCTTCGTGCACGGCACCGGCTGCGGCATGGCGGCCAAGGGCGAAGGGTTCGAGATGGTGAAGCGGACCCAGTGGGGCTATGCCACCAATCCGAATGTCGGCGCCGTGCTGCTGGTCGGGCTCGGCTGCGAGGTGTTCCAGATCGGCCGGATGAAGGACGAGTACCGCATCGTCGAGGGCGATCATTTCCAGACCATGACCATCCAGGACACCGGCGGCACCCGCAAGACGATCGAGGCCGGGGTCGAGCGCATCAAGGCCATGCTGCCGCTGGTCAATCAGGTCAAGCGCGAGACCATCCCGGCTTCCGAGCTGATCCTGGCGCTGCAGTGCGGCGGCTCTGACGGCTATTCCGGCATCACCGCCAATCCGGCGCTCGGGGCGGCGGCCGATCTCCTCGTGCATCACGGCGGCACGGCCATCCTGTCGGAGACGCCGGAGATCTACGGCGCCGAGCATCTCCTGACCCGCCGTGCCCGTGACCGGGCCGTGGCGGAGAAGCTGATCGAGCGCATCAAGTGGTGGGAGGCCTACACCGCCAGGAACGACGGCTCGATGGACAACAATCCTTCCCCCGGCAACAAGGCCGGCGGCCTCACCACCATCCTGGAGAAATCCCTCGGCGCCGCCGCCAAGGGCGGCACGACCACGCTCAACGCGGTCTACGAATATGCCGAGCAGGTGCGGGAGAAGGGCTTCGTCTTCATGGACACGCCCGGCTACGACCCGGTCTCGGCCACCGGCCAGGTGGCGGGCGGGGCCAATATCCTCTGCTTCACCACCGGCCGCGGCTCGGCCTATGGCTGCAAGCCGACGCCCTCGATCAAGCTCGCCACCAATTCCGACATGTATCGCCGCATGGAGGAGGACATGGACATCAATTGCGGCGACGTGCTGGACGGGGTGTCGATCCAGGACAAGGGCGCCGAGATTTTCGAGAAGATCCTGGCGGTCGCCTCGGGCGAGCCCTCCAAGTCCGAGGCGCTCGGCTACGGCACCAACGAGTTCGTGCCCTGGCAGGTCGGCGCCACGATGTGA
- a CDS encoding GntR family transcriptional regulator, with translation MSYEFLSPLGLTSRGGTTERVQAVLREAIVDSELAPGASLDKQAICDRLGVSRFPVSEALGRLQAEGLVEILPQRGTRVTRIRIADVRQSIFIRRALEAETVRMLARAPAPALVAALERNMRYQRTAVEAEDRRGFHALDLEFHQILLDALAYGRVRTIVESARASLERVRRLLTSSRRIAMTLAEHEAVVAALLARDARAAGQAMETHLDAVITELIAVASTKPGLFEDL, from the coding sequence TTGAGTTACGAATTCCTGTCCCCTCTCGGTCTGACCAGTCGCGGCGGCACCACCGAGCGCGTCCAGGCCGTGCTGCGCGAGGCGATCGTCGATTCGGAGCTGGCGCCGGGCGCCTCGCTCGACAAGCAGGCGATCTGCGACCGGCTGGGCGTGTCCCGCTTCCCGGTCTCCGAGGCGCTGGGGCGGCTGCAGGCCGAAGGGCTGGTGGAGATCCTGCCCCAGCGGGGCACGCGCGTCACCCGCATCCGCATCGCCGACGTGCGCCAGAGCATCTTCATCCGCCGCGCTCTGGAGGCCGAGACGGTGCGCATGCTCGCCCGCGCCCCGGCGCCGGCGCTGGTCGCCGCGCTCGAGCGCAACATGCGCTACCAGCGCACCGCGGTCGAGGCGGAGGACCGGCGCGGCTTCCATGCGCTCGACCTGGAGTTCCACCAGATCCTGCTCGACGCGCTCGCCTATGGCCGGGTCAGGACCATCGTCGAGTCCGCCCGGGCGAGCCTGGAGCGCGTGCGGCGGCTGCTGACCTCGTCGCGGCGCATCGCCATGACGCTCGCCGAGCACGAGGCCGTCGTCGCCGCGCTGCTGGCCCGGGATGCCAGGGCCGCGGGCCAGGCGATGGAGACGCATCTCGACGCCGTCATCACCGAGCTCATCGCCGTGGCCTCGACCAAGCCCGGCCTGTTCGAAGATCTCTAA
- a CDS encoding aldo/keto reductase — translation MTARSFGTRAFTSRLGARLDFTVLGFGSAPVANLYRAVSEETADLTLTAAWDVGCRYFDTAPLYGLGLAETRLNRFLRGKPRQEVVLSTKVGRLLRLCRPEERTGIGKFFDTPSRREVFDYSYDGVMRSVEFSLERLGVDAIDILYAHDVDIFTHGSKEASDRRIAELMDGGYRALEKLRGEGLVKAIGAGINEWQVAETLARAGDFDLFLLAGRYTLLEQEALTSFLPLCVERGIGVVLGGPYNSGILASGPRPGAFYNYEPAPAHILDRVARIEQICASHKVRLAEAALRFPLGHPNVVSVIPGGQAAHEVTRNAEIMGAQIPQALWEELKAERLLREDAPVPA, via the coding sequence ATGACCGCCCGATCCTTCGGCACGCGCGCCTTCACCTCTCGCCTCGGCGCGCGGCTCGACTTCACCGTGCTCGGCTTCGGCTCGGCCCCCGTCGCCAATCTCTACAGGGCGGTGAGCGAGGAGACGGCGGACCTCACCCTCACCGCCGCCTGGGACGTGGGCTGCCGTTACTTCGACACGGCGCCGCTCTACGGCCTGGGCCTGGCCGAGACCCGCCTCAACCGCTTCCTGCGCGGCAAGCCGCGCCAGGAGGTCGTCCTGTCGACGAAGGTCGGGCGCCTGCTCCGGCTCTGCCGGCCCGAGGAACGCACCGGCATCGGCAAGTTCTTCGACACGCCCTCGCGCCGGGAAGTGTTCGACTATTCCTATGACGGGGTGATGCGCTCGGTGGAGTTCTCGCTGGAGCGCCTCGGGGTCGATGCGATCGACATCCTCTACGCCCATGACGTCGACATCTTCACCCACGGCTCGAAGGAAGCGTCGGACCGGCGCATCGCCGAGCTGATGGACGGCGGCTACAGGGCGCTGGAGAAGCTGCGCGGCGAGGGCCTGGTCAAGGCGATCGGCGCCGGCATCAACGAATGGCAGGTCGCCGAGACGCTGGCCCGCGCCGGCGATTTCGACCTGTTCCTGCTGGCCGGCCGCTACACCCTCCTGGAGCAGGAGGCGCTGACCTCGTTCCTGCCGCTGTGCGTCGAGCGCGGCATCGGCGTCGTCCTGGGCGGGCCGTACAATTCGGGCATCCTCGCCAGCGGCCCGCGGCCCGGCGCCTTCTACAATTACGAGCCCGCGCCGGCGCATATCCTCGACCGCGTCGCCCGCATCGAACAGATCTGCGCCAGCCACAAGGTCCGCCTGGCCGAGGCGGCCTTGCGGTTCCCGCTCGGCCATCCCAACGTGGTGTCGGTCATCCCCGGCGGCCAGGCGGCGCACGAGGTGACGCGCAATGCCGAGATCATGGGCGCACAGATCCCGCAGGCGCTGTGGGAGGAGCTCAAGGCCGAGCGCCTCTTGCGCGAGGACGCCCCGGTGCCGGCCTGA
- a CDS encoding DUF2849 domain-containing protein encodes MLHAVTANRLGDGRVVFRTVAGAWTLALDEAFLAESETAAGPALEAARLDGENNLIVDPYVIEVDGSGPSPRPARLREAIRAFGPTIAYMPQALLQAAE; translated from the coding sequence ATGCTCCACGCCGTCACTGCAAACCGCCTGGGAGATGGCCGCGTGGTCTTCCGCACCGTCGCCGGCGCCTGGACGCTCGCTCTCGACGAGGCGTTCCTGGCCGAGAGCGAAACGGCGGCGGGACCGGCGCTGGAGGCCGCCAGGCTCGACGGCGAGAACAACCTGATCGTCGATCCCTATGTGATCGAGGTCGACGGCTCGGGCCCCTCGCCCCGCCCGGCGCGGCTGCGCGAGGCGATCCGGGCCTTCGGGCCGACCATCGCCTATATGCCGCAGGCCCTGCTCCAGGCAGCCGAGTGA
- a CDS encoding nitrite/sulfite reductase has translation MGALYRYDEFDAAFVQARVAEFRDQVARRLSGEITEDEFKSLRLMNGVYLQLHAYMLRIAIPYGTLSSRQLRQLAMIGRRWDRNYGHFTTRQNLQFNWVALKDVPDVLEALAEVEMHAIQTSGNCMRNVTADHFAGAAADEIADPRVYAEIMRQWSTAHPELSYLPRKFKVAITGAPQDRAAIQVHDIGYQIVRNDAGELGFRVFVGGGQGRTPMIGKAVRDFLPEADLLTYTEAIMRVYNLEGRRDNKYKARIKILVHEKGFEAIQSEIEAEFAAIRDGALKLTRESVEDMKRYFIAGPFDTVASSPVFDAAKASDPAFAAWAAVNVTAHKVPGYGIATISLKPIGGIPGDATSEQMELVADLADRYSLGEIRVSHLQNLILPHVRLDDLPALHAALASAGLGTANEGLVTDIIACPGLDYCSLANARAIPIAQRLSERFGAPERQAEIGHLPIKISGCINACGHHHVGAIGILGVDRKGVENYQITLGGSAREDCSIGALVGPGFSYDGIVDAVETVVDTYLGLRQSREETFLEAVRRVGLAPFKEALYGQRA, from the coding sequence ATGGGTGCGCTCTATCGCTATGACGAATTCGACGCCGCCTTCGTCCAGGCCCGCGTCGCCGAGTTCCGCGACCAGGTGGCGCGCCGCCTCAGCGGCGAGATCACCGAGGACGAGTTCAAGTCGCTGCGCCTGATGAACGGCGTCTACCTGCAACTGCACGCCTACATGCTGCGGATCGCCATTCCCTACGGCACGCTCTCCTCCCGCCAGCTGCGCCAGCTCGCCATGATCGGCCGCCGCTGGGACCGCAATTACGGCCATTTCACCACCCGCCAGAACCTGCAGTTCAACTGGGTGGCGCTGAAGGACGTCCCGGACGTGCTGGAAGCGCTGGCCGAGGTCGAGATGCATGCCATCCAGACCTCGGGCAACTGCATGCGCAACGTCACGGCGGACCATTTCGCCGGCGCCGCCGCCGATGAGATCGCCGACCCCAGGGTCTATGCCGAGATCATGCGGCAATGGTCGACCGCCCATCCCGAGCTCTCCTACCTGCCGCGCAAGTTCAAGGTCGCCATCACGGGCGCGCCGCAGGACCGCGCCGCGATCCAGGTGCACGACATCGGCTACCAGATCGTCCGCAATGACGCCGGCGAGCTCGGCTTCCGCGTCTTCGTCGGCGGCGGCCAGGGCCGCACGCCGATGATCGGCAAGGCGGTGCGCGACTTTCTGCCCGAAGCGGATCTCCTCACCTATACCGAGGCGATCATGCGCGTGTACAACCTCGAGGGGCGGCGCGACAACAAGTACAAGGCGCGCATCAAGATCCTCGTGCACGAGAAGGGCTTCGAGGCGATCCAGAGCGAGATCGAGGCGGAGTTCGCGGCGATCCGCGACGGCGCGCTCAAGCTGACGCGCGAATCCGTCGAGGACATGAAGCGCTATTTCATCGCCGGGCCGTTCGATACCGTCGCGTCCTCGCCGGTCTTCGACGCGGCCAAGGCCTCGGACCCGGCCTTCGCCGCCTGGGCCGCGGTCAACGTCACCGCCCACAAGGTGCCGGGCTACGGCATCGCCACCATCTCCCTGAAGCCGATCGGCGGCATTCCGGGCGACGCCACCTCCGAGCAGATGGAGCTCGTCGCCGACCTCGCCGACCGCTATTCCCTCGGCGAGATCCGCGTCAGCCACCTGCAGAACCTGATCCTGCCGCATGTCCGGCTGGACGACCTGCCGGCGCTGCACGCGGCACTGGCGTCCGCCGGCCTCGGCACCGCCAACGAAGGCCTGGTCACCGACATCATCGCCTGCCCTGGCCTCGACTATTGCTCGCTCGCCAATGCGCGGGCGATCCCGATCGCCCAGCGCCTGTCCGAGCGCTTCGGCGCCCCCGAGCGCCAGGCTGAGATCGGCCATCTGCCGATCAAGATCTCCGGCTGCATCAATGCCTGCGGCCATCACCATGTCGGCGCGATCGGCATTCTCGGCGTCGACCGCAAGGGCGTGGAGAACTACCAGATCACGCTCGGGGGATCGGCCCGCGAGGACTGCTCCATCGGCGCGCTCGTCGGTCCCGGCTTTTCCTACGACGGCATCGTCGATGCGGTGGAGACGGTGGTCGACACCTATCTCGGCCTGCGCCAGTCGCGGGAGGAGACGTTCCTGGAAGCCGTTCGCCGCGTCGGCCTCGCGCCGTTCAAGGAGGCCCTCTATGGACAGCGCGCCTGA
- a CDS encoding phosphoadenylyl-sulfate reductase, whose product MDSAPEFDIVLDAPQAGPAPAEEPEARAIALSAQYADADPATLLRAAMELYRGRIALVSSFGAESAVLLHMVAEIDQSTPVIFLDTGRLFAQTILYRNELARRLGLTNIQTARPHAWRLAQEDPDKLLSYSQPDLCCWIRKVEPLDEALSPYDAWITGRKRHQASTRTQLAPFEAEAGRVKVNPLADWSSRDVNAYLTAHDLPPHPLVADGYPSIGCAPCTTRVRAGEDARAGRWRGSSKVECGIHKQPIERLGSGI is encoded by the coding sequence ATGGACAGCGCGCCTGAGTTCGACATCGTGCTGGACGCCCCGCAGGCCGGGCCGGCGCCGGCAGAGGAGCCGGAGGCACGAGCCATCGCCCTCTCGGCCCAATATGCCGACGCCGATCCGGCGACGCTGCTGCGCGCGGCGATGGAGCTCTACAGGGGGCGGATCGCGCTCGTCTCCAGCTTCGGAGCGGAATCGGCCGTGCTGCTGCACATGGTGGCTGAGATCGACCAGTCCACCCCGGTGATCTTCCTGGATACCGGTCGCCTGTTCGCCCAGACGATCCTCTACCGCAACGAGCTGGCGCGTCGGCTCGGCCTGACCAACATCCAGACCGCCAGGCCCCATGCCTGGCGCCTGGCGCAGGAGGATCCGGACAAGCTCCTGTCCTACAGCCAGCCGGACCTGTGCTGCTGGATCCGCAAGGTGGAGCCGCTGGACGAGGCGCTGAGCCCCTATGACGCCTGGATCACCGGCCGCAAGCGCCATCAGGCCTCGACCCGGACCCAGCTCGCCCCGTTCGAGGCCGAGGCCGGCCGCGTCAAGGTCAACCCGCTGGCCGACTGGTCCTCGCGCGACGTCAACGCCTACCTCACCGCGCATGATCTGCCGCCGCATCCGCTGGTGGCCGACGGCTATCCCTCGATCGGCTGCGCCCCCTGCACCACCCGCGTCAGGGCGGGCGAGGACGCCCGCGCCGGACGCTGGCGCGGCAGCAGCAAGGTCGAGTGCGGCATCCACAAGCAGCCGATCGAGCGCCTGGGCAGCGGCATTTAA
- a CDS encoding DUF934 domain-containing protein, with protein MALWQNGSFADDAYATVADDAALPDGAVIVSLHRFLAEREALLARNTPLGVLLQPSDRIEAIANDLPRLALLVLAFPKFADGRAFSLARLARERWGFQGELRAVGDILFDRIAYMRRCGFDSLDIVNEPTLAALRAGRVPGAHELYQPTGRDGATGNALRPWRRRA; from the coding sequence GTGGCTCTCTGGCAAAATGGCAGCTTCGCCGACGACGCCTATGCGACGGTGGCGGACGACGCGGCGCTGCCGGACGGCGCGGTGATCGTCTCGCTGCATCGCTTCCTGGCCGAGCGCGAGGCCTTGCTCGCCCGCAACACGCCGCTCGGCGTGCTGCTGCAGCCTTCGGACCGGATCGAGGCGATCGCCAACGACCTGCCGCGCCTGGCGCTGCTCGTGCTCGCCTTCCCGAAATTCGCCGACGGACGCGCCTTCTCGCTGGCGCGCCTCGCCCGCGAGCGCTGGGGCTTCCAAGGTGAATTGCGTGCCGTCGGCGACATCCTGTTCGACCGCATCGCCTATATGCGCCGTTGCGGCTTCGATTCCCTCGACATCGTCAACGAGCCGACGCTCGCGGCCCTGCGTGCCGGCCGCGTGCCCGGCGCGCACGAGCTCTACCAGCCGACCGGCCGGGACGGAGCGACCGGCAATGCGCTGCGGCCCTGGCGCCGGCGAGCGTGA